The Canis lupus dingo isolate Sandy chromosome 34, ASM325472v2, whole genome shotgun sequence genome contains the following window.
ATTCCCTGGCCAGCttgagcaaaagaagaaagatcaagTTGCAAGAGAATCTgatcttaagaaaattaaagccGGCCAGTCACTTCTTTGAGCTGAAGTAATCAACCAAGAGTACTGGTAGCTTCCAGAGTTAAAGAACTGTTTTCTTTATACCTGAAGAGAAAGCGTTCAAACAAATACAATTCAAAGATTCTAACCATGaagttttggaaaatttaaacagaGTTATCAGTGTCAtcctttttcaaatatctttttaaagattttattcatttacttatttgagagagagagagagtacaagcaggaggggtaccagagggagagggagaagcaggcccctcgctgagtggggctccatccccggacccagggatcatgacctgagccaaaggcagatacttaactgactgagccacccaggtggcttcTTTTCAAGGTGcccttctttttcaaatttgtaagTATTGTagaaaaattgttaataaatccataaatataaaagtttatatagagcagaattccaattataaataatgtatagatatgtaagtgtgtgcatgcatatgaatttgggaaaaGTGTATTCTAAGATGTTAGTAGTACCTGTCTCTGGTTTGTGGACTCATGGAATGCTCCTCCCTAGGTATCTATCTACATGGCTCTCTCATTTTTTCACaaagttttatgttatgttttcACTGAATCTTGTCAGTCCTGCCTTACTTAAACTTGCAAATTGCAAAACTCcttgaactttaaaatttttttccaaggtCATCTTCAAACatactattctttttattattaaaacattttccaattATTATTATGTCTGATATTATTGCCTTTTCTTCCTGAGCAGCAGTATGTCCATCTAGATTCTGTGGAGAAAGGACTATTTCTGTTGCTGGATTGTGACTTTCTAGGCAAAGAGGAAAATAACTTAGGGAAACAGAAGCCTGACATaacacaaatgaatgaaacacATTTGTGTTTAACATCATATAAGAGTAGGTCCCATGCCAATCTCTAAACCTCCCCCTGTCTTAACTGATATTTAGACCTACCTAGAGTCAGCCCCTTCTTCAATAATTCTCTAAAGGAGTCATGCCCTAGAAATCAACGCATGAGGATACAATGCCATACATACACACCTGggtagatttaatttattctgataacattttctttaagcaGCTGCTGAATATACTATATTGGAAAATGCTTCTGAGATTCCCACTGTGAAGGAAAATGAGTTGAAAGTATATGTAAATTAGCAAAATAGAGAGGTCACCATAATCTCTggaaaacatattatttttcaatCAGATAACTTTGTCCAATTCTGATATTTTTGTCTAACcacaaaatgaaattatgaatcAGACTGGAGCGGGTGAATGGGATCGCCATGATTGGCAGTTGAAATCAAGGCAAAAAGAGCTCTCGAAGAGTTGTGCATGATGAAAATCAGgcctgttgtttttctttatcttttttaaaagagtgaagtAGCCCAAGTGCTCCTAGAGCCagacatatctttaaaaatcttaactctAGACCTGTGTCTAGATTGCCGATGAATAGTTAATTAAAGACTGCAAATTGTTTCAATGGCACTAATGAACAGTCCTCTCCACAATCAGCACCAGGCTTTATTTAGCCTATCAGCAATGACTTCTAAGAGTAGAAGAGCTACTTTCTATGTGAATCTGTGAaatagcaaaaaaagagaaagcgaGAAAAAGACAGCCAGTGTCTTTGCCTTATTTTGATTAGTTTGTAGCCTGTGGTATTTTGGACCTTAACTATAGGCAGATCTCTAAATGTGGAGGTCTCTGGTCCAGAGAGCCCACTGAGTCCATCAAAAGAGACCTAGTCAACCTTTATGGCATCATGAGGATGACAGATTTTTGTTACTATAGTTCCACTTTGGATGCACTTCAAATTGTGAACTCTGGTGGTCTCTAAAATCAAGTTAATTGACTTGAGAGATGCTAAGCACCTAGTATTGTAGCACAAGTTGTGTGTGGTGGCTGAGTTTCAGTTTCAAGGCcagaagacctgggttcaaatcctaattTTGCTACCTAAGAACTGGATGACCCAAAgtaagtcactttacctctcAGAGCTTTAGTTTCTTATGTAAAAAGGAGATGAAGTTGCTTCTATCACATGGCCGTACTTATGGAAATAGGAGCTAATTTatgtaaagtgcttggcacagagtaatGATCAATTGATAATCACCAGGAATGGTATGAACATCCCAGAAAATGTCATAATTCTGTTTTTCAGAGATTCCTCCCAGGGGGAGAAGATACTTCACAGCCCAACTTGGACTGATGCAACTTTCCACAATTGTCATATATTTAGGAAAGTTCCCTGGTTTTCCTTGTATTAAAAGAATACTTTCCACCAGGTTTCTAACTCCAGCAGCTTCAATGGTAGTCCAAACACGGGACTGCCTGCAACGGGGCCCCACTGCATCTGCCATCCTTTCCAGCTCAAAGGGCATTCAACAAAGCAGCACATGTTCCTCTTCACTCACGTTATGCATTGCACACTTTTATAAAGTACACAAATTATAAACCTCTGGGGTGATTATTCTGGCTTACAAAAGAAGCAAAGCCTGGGACAGGATTCAGGCAATCATTTGGGGACAACTTCCCGAGAACTACACCTCCCAAGTTTCCTTTACAAATTACATCTCATTTTTAGGTTTTGTTCTGTGCAACTGCCTCCAAAGATATATATCAAAATTGCTTCCATTGTTACTGtctgaaaaaaacacattttcagcAAAAAGccacctctgtctctgtgtttccaAAGTGACAAGATTTGGCATCATGTTGATTTCTTCAGGGAATATTTTTGGAAGTGCCATAAATCCATGGAGGCTACACGAATGTGGCTTTCCTTGCAGCTCAGTCATACACAGATACACTCGCAtaacacgcacgcacgcacattTTTCCAACCCTCTTATGTGACAGAAGAAATCAGGGACCATCTTGCGATTCATTATACGTCTTAactcctttctttgtctttatttttatttctatttcgcAAGCCTGTTCTGCTGGCCTCTGGGGACTGGAGTGCCAGCTCTCCTGTGGACCCTGTGAGAATGAAAGTCAGTGCAACAAAAGAACTGGAAACTTCAATTGTCCTCCTGGTTACACAGGAAAAGCCTGTACCACACGTAAGTCATTAACTTAGACAGAATACCAAAAAAGTCAGTAAAGCTGTTAGCTTTAcaaatgctccttttttttttctctaactgcTCTGTGAGATAATATGTTAGGGtgtattttaattatctattgtggtataacaaaccaccccagtACTTTGTGGCTTACaacaatgatttattatttattttgatcctGTGGGTTGATAAGATGGTTCTCATGCTTTTAGCTAGCGAGTAGATCATCTGGGAACTTGGCTTGACTGGCCTTCTCAACCTACCTTTCCTACACACAGCATTTCCACAAGGTCAGCTTGAACTTTCTCGCGGCATGGCAGTCTCAAGACGACAATCCTAGAAGCAACACCCTAAAAGTTCAAAAGCAGAAGCTATAACATGTCCAAAAGCTGAGCTTCAGAAGCCACATGTCACTGCTTCTGCCAAATTCTATAGGCTAAATCATGTCATAAGGCCAGCCAGACCCAAGGGGAGGAGAAAAATTTTACCTTATGATGAGTGAAGTAGCAAAATCTCATTGCAAGAGACCTGCAATGTGGGAGATGTGGTTGGAGCCATCCTTGGAGCAAATCTACCATAGTGCACTGTTTCAAGTTACACTGGAAGGCACTTTCCGGATGGATCTACTAGGCTGTTATTTCTCATTCTTGTCAAAATGGGAGCAGATTATAGACTCTTAAAAAGTGATTAAACTGAACCTGCTTCGAAGAGCTGGTGGAAATATTGGCCTTTCTATTTGTGATCCTTACATGGCCCCTGATAACCCTGCCTGGGTGACCTTCTCCACTTTAGTTCATTGGAACAGTTTAAGAACTGGAAGGGAGTCGTGGACTGGATGATccagccagtttttttttttttttttggaccttaAGCAGGGTCcaaattttttattacaaatgtatctgaggggatccctgggtggcgcagcggtttggcgcctgcctttggcccagggcgcgatcctggagacccgggatcgaatcccacatcgggctcccggcgcatggagcctgcttctccctctgcctgtgtctctgcctctctctctctctctgtaactatcataaataaataaaaatttaaaaaaaaaaataaagtttaacaaATGTATCTGAGGTTAGCAAGAGTCTGTTGCTTTTGATTGCCTATGATTTTATAAGGTGTAAACAATGATCCTAATTGGTTTTCAGGGCTTAGGACTTTCCATAAACCAACAAGCAAATAAAACCAGAAACTTACatgtaaacataaaatgtaaCACCAGGATAGTATTTAGCACTGAGCTAATCATCTCATCATTTTGGGGTAATGCATTACTACCCCTACAGATAATCTTCAAGCAAGAGCGATAGGCTAAGGTCTTTGACTGATGATTTTTCTGGATATAactagataatttttattttaggactGTCATTCTGGTACTGTTGACAAGCATCTCAAGCAGCATAAAAGTGTGCTGGAGCAGCAGTTGGCTATCCCTAACTTacatttttgcttaaaaaaaaaaaaagaccttaaaggTAAGAATTTACATATTCAAAAGGTAGTTACTAGCTATTTCCACAGCGAAGTGACATTTTCTCTTGTCTAACTCAACTTTAATGGAATAATTATTAAGCAGTTAGTGATAAAGTTTACACTGTTCCAATTGTCAGATGATATAAAtagactatttaaaaacaaaggaagagacagataaactgctcattctttaaaatattaattttgatggTTATGTTATGACTCTTCCATTGTAGGATTTCAAACCCCATAAGAATATAGCATGATAGttcagagacatttttggtgATTAGTAATAGTATTGAAATGTATTGGCAACCTGACAAATGAGATGATGTGTTGAATTGAATAGACAAAAATATTCACCAATTCCTCGTCCAGTTCAATGTTAGTGTTATATGTTATTATCTGAttttatacacacagacacaaacaaaaattatataattaccataataagatatttagaaaaatgagtgGAACCAAAGGATAGGACTTACTAAAAATGCTTCACGCATGCTCCACAAAGAAATGTGTGTGGCATTTAAAAAGGGGTTTGTGCTTGAAAAAATGCatacaacatttttttctaaatatcttgTTATGGTgcttacagaattttaaaatctagttacTTTGCATAATGAACTGTAAAAATACTTAGAAGCTATACAAGGTAGTGTGTTTTCAAGGCAGGAGAGACCAAAAAGCTATTTCTAAAGATCTTGGCTTTATATAAATTCCAATTTTTGGTAGTTATAAATACAAATGCTTGGGgacaataattcttttttttttttttaaagggtctaTTCACTGTGCTAGAAAACTATCTGCATTATGGTAGGTTGTAGTTTTCCCTACTTCCTAAGCAGTGTTTGGGGTGTAAGGGGGTGGTAGCTTGGCTTGACAGATCCTCTTATACACTTGATAAGGATGTACCATTTCAGTGAAGGTTAGCCTTATATACCAGGGCTTTTACCAATAATCTGAGAAGAGGTCCCAGTTTCTTCTTTATCCCAGTACCAAATGGGAACAATCTAAATATTCACCAGAAGGAGATAAACTTTTTTAACTGAGTGACCTATTCTGAGGCCATTAAGATTCATGTTTCAGAAGAATGTGTAATGTCAGGAGAATTGACACTAAATTGACATTACATGATGTACATACAGAATGACCCAAATTTGTAAGAACGTATACCCATATATGTCTATGGGCAATTATAGCAGAGAGAATAGCAGTGACCATCTCTAGATGGGGGGCTGTGGGTGACTTTTTCCTCCTCTATACATTCCTGTCTTACCCGTATATACTCTTCACCAGGTTCCCCCTTAACAACTGGGGGAAAACACCAACCATTGACTAAGTACCTGAGTAAGATGGTTATCTGTTCTCTAAGAGTTGTCTGGTGGCCTTCACTGTGTCCACGACAGtaaagatatatttttccttccattaatTAAACTTGTGGCTCTTTTAATTTGAGGCTGTTTTCTCCTATTTCATGTGACATAGATATTGAGCATAGCTTGACAGCAGCACTaaaactctttttcttaaaaaaagataagaacaaaTAATGTTTCCTCACAACTCtacatttccctttcttcagcaATCCTATTTTCTATCCTTCTGTCATTTTGTTATGACTTCTCTGAATTCTACTATGTTCTTCATGAGCGTTTACACCATTGGCCCCTTCACTGATGAAGCAGAGAACATTAGAAATAATAGGGGAAAAGACACTAGAAGGAAGATACAAACTCCAACGTAAACACTTTAAATGTCATACGATCAAATATCATGAAATGATTAATCATCATGAAATGATAATTAAACACCATTAAACATTATGAAAACCATATTGAATACAGGTGGGAACCTTCTGGAGCGGTAAtctgataaatgtttaacaactggttCTCTGAAATACAAAGCCCCTGGCTTGTAGTGTTGGCTGTTTTCTACAGCGTAAGACTCCCACAGTGGTGATCTCAAGGCAACCAGTGTGATGTCAACtggcttgcaaaattcctgaaaatttaacagtTGGTTTCCCCAAGCTGGTAGTAACAACTCCAGCATACCACTGGCTGgcagacaattttattttaaacacactGAATGATTTCTTAACCTTTATTTACCCTTTTGATATTAAGAAATGATTACTTCTCAGATGCCCATTTTACTTTGCTGTTTCTAAACAGATAACTAGTTTGATCTTTTTGGTTGGATTAAATAAACTGACAAATAGTtccagtccaaaaaaaaaaaaaattcactatttagccaagcctattttatttttaaagcaaaaattaattgtTTAGCTGAActgattaaagattttaaaaacaaacaaaagctatcCCAATGTGTAGACACAGCCTCCtcagtctttttctctcaaatttatGTAGTTGGAGTATTGACTCACATCTAGAGGAACCATGTGTTCCCTTACAGAACCTCTAAGCTATTTTCCAACTTCCTCTAACACACCTACCACAAATCAGGGCTGGCATTTCCTTTATGATGCAGTATTGTGAACAAGAAGACAGttatctaaggaaaaaaaaagtatatataaaacaaaagaaacaaaaaactgttagaacaaTTAAAAGTCTTAAGCCTCCCCAGACATGAAGAGGTGAGATGCAATGATATGCTTCTAACCTCTCTGAAGCAAtcttaaatctgatttttaaagttgctgtaaaataaattgtatttaaataatacatctCCCATCCTTTCCAGCAGTGAGATGCATATCCCTTACCAATCTTGTTCTCAGCAGGCAGTCCAGCCTGATGAAGTATCAGCAAAATGTCAGCTCCCACAGAGAAGTGCGACAAAGAGTCTACACTGAAGCAGTGACAGGCCTTTCAAAAAGCTATTGTGCGAATTCAGTTTTAAGATAGGGACGCGGTTGAGGACTGATGGGTATGTCATTACCCATGCGTTCATCTCCCCATTGTCTGTGGGACTGGAAGGGAGTTGCCATGCAGTCATACAAAGGCATGAAATCAAGGAGTGGCAAATCTGGTCTTTAGATTTATCTTCCCCTGTTTTCAAAGAGTTAATATTCAAATTGGCTGTCATTTTTAGCACATATCCGCTGAAGGGCACCCAAGAGCTGCGCTTTCCCCTCTTCTTATCAGTTTCTACAATATCTCAGTTAGATCTTCATAGTTAATCCTGTTATTATGTTATAAACCTCAGTGACCTGCTGATGCCTTCCATGATGGAATGGAAATCCCTTCAAGAGCTTTGGGCACTAAATGACCATCATCAACCTGTCCCTAGCACCATTTTGGCAATTCCTACACATAATCCTGCATACTTATTCCCCCAAGCAtcacatacttttaaaatgtagttcTGTTATTCATTACTCTTCCCACTAATGAAttttttctccctcacttttaTTGCCTGTTAAAATTTTTCAgggattttcattttctggtatgtgtaaataaaaacaaacagacagaAATACTAAATCCCTTCCTTCCACAGCATCACCCATCATGTGGTATGATAATTGTTTACACACaattaaagtaacattttttaaaaattccttagctcttgatatttaagaaatactgaTTAAAGATTTGCTAGATTGAATTAAAGAACATTCTTGATAATTTAGGAAAGAAGTTTGGGATTAAAGTTTCATACCCATcaagtgaaaaaaggaaagatgaaagaaagaagaaagaaagaaagaaagaaagaaagaaagaaagaaagaaagaaagaaaagaagaaagaaagaaagaaagaaagaaagaaagaaagaaagaaagaaaaagagagaaagaaaaacacaaagttaATGGTACTGAAAAAATATCCAGTAGCCTACACTAACCTGGATTGAATTTTTAGGCCTTTTACAATCAAAGTgacaaaaggagagaagggaagctTTAGCTACATGCCCAGCACCATAGCTTCATTGGTCTTTATTCCATTTGTGAAAGTACTTTTCAGAAGAAGTGTTTTTGAAAGATTAGAAGACTAACAACCCCAGACAATGaagtttttataattctttagCTTCCTCTCAAGATGttagaactatttttttctgtacGTACTTTTAATGTAtgcaatcttttcttttaaatatagcaGAGCCACCTTAAGAGAGTGAATAAATAACTCTGACTCTTAGTTTCCTTATATAAAAGGAAGGAGTTTAACTAAACAATGATatgtaatacaaaatatttatataataatatataagtcAATGTGTGGTAAATAACAGCACTATATGGTAAATATAGGTGTATGCAATATAGTGAAAATATATTACTCAAAGTTCATGCTAATTGAGTGCCCACTCTATGTTCACTGTGCTACATGTTTTTCATCAATTCactatttaatcctcagaacaaccaAATGGATTAGTACTATTactatccctttttttttttttatgaaggaGGAAGCTGAATCTAGAAGAATTAGGGAACTTGTCTGAGACCAAGTAATTAGTAATCGAGGACTAGATTATCAGTGAAGTCCATACCAACAATACATATTGACAAAATGAGACACTAGCTATTGATCTTAAACATTGTATCCAATATTTAATTTCCAAGCCATCTAAATTTCTAGATAGTCAAGAAGTTTGACTAGAGTGTTCTCTTTTTGGCCCCACATCTGTAGGTTCAAAAAGACTGAGTGCCATAGCTAAAAGCATCTTTGAAATGTCAAATGCCATACCAGTTTACGCTCAGTTTAACGAAGGAGAAAGAATGCTTTTGTGTGTCTGCATGCAGCTTGTCCGACCTATTTCTACAGCCCAAGCCGCCTGCTGCACCACATCAGTAATGATAGTTCTCCGTGGGACCTTGATACTCGCCAGGGTACCTGCCTGTCCAACTGGACCCAGCCTGATGACAGATGCTGTAAGTCAGAAGCTGCCTATAATAAGTCCTGTTCATCATCTAACATAAATAATGACCCGAGGAATTGCCTTTGCTTTCTGCAGATGCTAAGCGGTCTCCGTCCTTTTTGTTTTCATAGGACTGTCCAATCTAACTGTTTAAAATTCTCCTTGTGTGTTGGTAAATATAGCTGGCTAGCTGCCTACAGTAATCCATGATTACATTTGTGGCTTGCTCCTCAAGCCTGGAGTTGAATATCtggcaacatacaaaataaattattatttctacgAAGTGAGTCCTCCAGAAGTTGTACTTTCCAACACACACTTCCAATACACATAGctttcattcacacacacacacacacacacacacacacagcctttgtGCATTGTTAGTTGAGCTCATGGTCCACTGTATTCTGGAATTTTTATCTACTTAtggttgaatatttatttttacttatctgACATGTATTCATTCCACTACTgtaattgtttaatatttaaatataaggagCAGTCGGACATGTGGAATgagttattttctaatttgttttttgataCCAGTGTGTCTGGATATCGTTGTTTCTTTTTGAAGCAAAAATCTTACAAAGATCTGCATAAGGTCTGTAGACATCCTGAGAATTTTGCAAATGCTCTGAAAATGAGAAAGGTCTCAGGCCGTAATACACATTATGTTTTAATTGTGTTATTGTTTGTTGtactttctatatatatacatgcctCATTTGCTAAGTGCTGTATAGGATACTAGACAAAAATAAGATGtcttcctgccctcatggaattcATTTACAATTCAGTGGATGAGAGAGTTGTATAAACtactaattttaattatatattcaaGAGAGGATGAGATAATAGATGTGTGAGAAGAAGTAATCAATCTCACTAAGGGAAATCCTTGAGGCTTTATGAAAGAGGGAAGATATTGGCCAAATCCTAAAGGGTGAGTAAAAATCTGAATAATTGGCTGATACGAAGTTTATGCCAGGCAGAGTAATGTGTGGAATGGAGTATGACTGGATTTAGTTTGGTTGTGATGGGAGATAAAGGTAAAGGGGATAGAATAGGGTTAGAAGATGAAAAGCCCCAGATGACACATTAGAGGATTCAGtccttcttttgaaaataaataagaagtgtCTAAAAGTTTTTGAGGATTAGCTGAATGTGATCTCAGCCATGAGGAGTAGAACATCATTGCAGTTGTGCTCTGCTCAGCCTCTCTgtggtttcatttctctttgctcttaGATGAGGTCCCAGAAAGATCCCAAGACTTTTCGAGTCACTCTCAGTTTTTACTGCGTAACCCAATTAAATGTATAGTTCTCTTATCAAAACTTCAATTCCCAATCCAATTTAAACTTGTTCCCTTGCTAGCTCAGACCTGACTCAAGCTTAGAAATGGGCATGAGAGAAAGGGTAGAGCTTTTCACTCTGTCCTGACCCTGTTCTCATCTTCCACCCTTTTCTTGGTGGATCACTCTTCAAGATGCCCTCTATGGTGTGGGCAGCTGGTCTGTGGGAAAGGTGCTCTTGCAATTTGCCTTTGGTGGCAATGCTGCTCTCTGGTCTCTTATCTTCAGATATGAGTCTGATACCAGTTcatgagccccacccccacccctttccaGAAGGCACATCTCAAGCTCCTGGAGTGTTCT
Protein-coding sequences here:
- the LOC112645926 gene encoding uncharacterized protein LOC112645926 isoform X2; this encodes MELAALQNVSVWRRTPWNAVPKMALAPANLVTKATDARKPVLLASGDWSASSPVDPVRMKVSATKELETSIVLLVTQEKPVPHDCHSGTVDKHLKQHKSVLEQQLAIPNLHFCLKKKKDLKGSKRLSAIAKSIFEMSNAIPVYAQFNEGERMLLCVCMQLVRPISTAQAACCTTSVMIVLRGTLILARVPACPTGPSLMTDACLNEKMMALYMLVKKFGTDGCPQRRKLEDEIFLKTMEAKKKKKKTMEAKQTSDTTGTQDSQRNRDAENKTVNDFSSGRRTFSNSPNIPKKKTRNRERERKKERRKII